The Hoplias malabaricus isolate fHopMal1 chromosome 9, fHopMal1.hap1, whole genome shotgun sequence genome contains a region encoding:
- the LOC136707277 gene encoding C-type mannose receptor 2-like translates to MGSSLCFLLLFSGLWTLSLCVTRQFYLVNVNKNWTEAQKYCREKYTDLATIESQEEMDVLKAPIIQIKSLYWIGLFRQEVPQGNTITWEWSDGSNSSYRDWHPGEPSIGQNEDCVQLWDYNQWNNAGCRATNPFVCYKNISLTLVNETKTWKDALKYCRTHHVDLVSVHNETIQQWVEIAVNYASTANVWLGLRHTCTLNFWFWVSGESLCYQNWARGNGTGLEDCTGGERSGAIQSGSKEWISLSQNQKLNFICTDEEM, encoded by the exons atgggttcctctctgtgtttCCTCCTGCTGTTCTCAG GTCTGTggactctttctctgtgtgtgactcGTCAGTTTTATCTGGTGAATGTAAATAAGAACTGGACTGAAGCTCAGAAATACTGCAGAGAGAAATACACTGACCTCGCCACCATTGAGAGCCAAGAGGAGATGGATGTTTTAAAAGCTCCGATCATTCAGATAAAAAGCCTTTACTGGATAGGACTATTCAGGCAGGAAGTTCCACAAGGCAACACCATT ACCTGGGAGTGGTCAGATGGGAGTAACTCCTCGTACAGGGACTGGCATCCGGGAGAGCCAAGCATCGGTCAGAATGAAGACTGTGTGCAGTTATGGGATTATAACCAGTGGAATAATGCTGGCTGCCGTGCCACAAATCCATTTGTCTGCTACAAAA ATATTTCACTGACTCTGGTTAATGAAACCAAGACTTGGAAAGACGCTCTAAAGTACTGCAGAACGCACCACGTGGACCTGGTCTCTGTTCATAACGAGACAATCCAGCAGTGGGTGGAGATTGCAGTTAATTATGCCTCCACTGCTAATGTGTGGCTGGGTCTGCGTCACACCTGCACCTTGAACTTCTGGTTCTGGGTGAGTGGAGAGTCCCTGTGCTACCAGAACTGGGCCCGGGGGAACGGGACAGGGCTGGAAGACTGCACAGGAGGAGAAAGATCAGGAGCGATACAGTCTGGAAGTAAAGAGTGGATCAGTCTGTCACAGAATCAGAAACTCAACTTCATCTGCACAGACGAGG AGATGTAG